Part of the Oscillibacter hominis genome is shown below.
GGGCCAGATCTGGAGAGCCCGGGCAACCATCTCGCTGCTTCGTTCCTCCAACTCTGGCAGGCCCCAGGCATCCTTCTGCCCGATTTTCTGGTTCATCCGCAAACCGCTGTCTTTATACCCCTTCTTCTCGTCCCGCTTTTCCCGGAAACTCTTATTGCTGAGATTGGGGTTGTAGCCAGTCAGCGTCAGGTTGGCCAGGCGGTGCAGCCATGTCGCATGGATCTCCGATGCATTGGGTCCCAGCTCCTCCGTCCAGGCCGGCGTCAGGTGCTGAGGCATGATGTGCTCAATGCTGTGCTCATTGTCGTCTAAATGGGCGTAGACATCCTTGGTCTCCACGGTACCGAAGTTCTCAAACCGCTCAAACAGATATGCTTTGTATTTGCCCCGCATCAAATAGATCTGCTTAACCGCCAGGGCATCGGAAAATTCCCGGTCATCCGGGAAGCGCCCGCTCTCCCGCTTGGCTCGCAGAGCATAGATGCATTTGTCTACATAGTTATCGGCAGTATTGTCGTAGCGCAGGATCTCCTTATTCAGCGTCAAGAACACCTTGTTCAACGCATTGGTGGGAACTTCACAGATGTTCCGCCGGAAGAGGTAGTTCTCCGTGATCTCGAAAACATCCCGCACCGTTTCTACGGAGAGTTTGCCATCCTGGTTCAGCCGCAACACCTCCATCAGGAAGGGGCGGGTCACTGTGATCTCCAGGCGGGCCATGCGGTACAGGCAGTTATCCAGCCGTTTCTCTCCCAGCCCGCTTTTACAAGTCAGAAGCTTTTCAAAGAGCCGTGCATACTTCAAAAGGTCCTCCAGCAGTGCCTCAATGGGCAGCTGAATCCCCTCCACATATCGCTTGAACGCCTGGTAGATCGTGTTGACATTGGGAGTCATCTGCTGTTTGATACTGAGATAGTCCCGAACAAAAGCGCTGACATCATTCCGGGTGCATTTCTCAATTTTCTCCCAGTACTCGGTGTAGTATTTGCTCTGCTCTTTGGGCGGAAGGCCCATGAGGATGTAATTGCGGATTTTATCCCCTTCCGCCAGAGCCAGGCCGGTGGAGTTCAGGCTTTCAAAGATCAACTGGGCATTGTCGTCCGGTTCCAGCGTGATGCTGATGATCTCCAGCTTGCCAATGGCGGCATACATCTCATCAACGGCAACCTCTTCCTTCAGCAGAATATCCCTGAAAAACAAATAGTTGAGGGTCAGGTTGGAGGTGCGGTCATAGTCCTCCTCCGGGCCGAACAATCTGGCAAGGGCCTCCCGGTCACTCTTGACGGGACAAAGCTTGATCTTGTCGTCCTCGCCGGCCCAGGGTGCAATGAGAAAGCGGTGGCTGATCTGCTCATCCAGCCGCGCCTCCCGGGATGTCAGTTTTCCCTTTGCGATCAGATTGCTGATAGCCAGGAGCAACAGCGAGACGGTGGTCAGGCGCTGCTGTCCGTCTATGATGTGATACTCAATTTTGCTCCCGTTGGGGACTACCGATGAGACAATGCTCCCGAAGAAATGGCTGGATCGGCCAGCCTGTATGACCTTCTTGAGGTCCTCATAGAGTTGGCGGCAGTTCTCCTGCCTCCAGTCATATTTCCGCTGGTAAACCGGGATCACATACCGTTTGTCTGCACCTTCCATGAACGAGGTCATTCTCGTCTCTGAGCCCTTCATGAAGTGTCCTCCTCTTTCTTCCGGCAGGTCTTTCGCTGTAAAATTTCATTTAGAAGTATAGCATATCTTCAAGAAAGTATCTACCAGCACATCCTCAGATTTCATTCTATTCCCAAGCGGTGCGGCTATCATTTGCTTTTCATCATTCACTATTTCAAAAACGAGCGGCAGAGTTGTTCTCTCCAGAAAATAAAAAGGCAGTACCAATTTTGTAACAACCCGCATTCATGCGCGTCATATAGGCAGAAAGCGAGGTGGTGTGGATGGATTTTGACCAACTGTACAAGGAGCAGTTCCCCGTAGTGTACCGCTATCTGACAGGACTCAGTGGAAACCAAGCGTTGGCGGAAGAATTGACCCAGGAGACCTTCTGCCGTGCCATTGAACACAGCGCCTCTTTTCAAGGAAAATGCCGTCTGTCCGTATGGCTGTGCCAAATTGGGAAGAACTGTTGGCTTTCCTACTTGAGAAAGGCAAAACGGCAGGCTGGAGACGAAGCCCTGGAGCAGATGACCTCCCCTCAGAATGTAGAAGAGGATCTGCTCATCCAGGAAAATGCTCGCCAGATCCACCAGCGACTCCATGCTCTGCCAGAGCCATATCGGGAGGTGTTTACCCTGCGGGTTTTTGCGGAACTGCCCTATATGCAGATCGGTGAATTGTTCGACAAATCTGAAAACTGGGCCAGAGTGACTTATTATCGTGCGAAACAGAAAATCAAGGAGGGGTTATGATGAAATGTGATATCATCCGCGACCTGCTGCCCCTGTACTGCGACGGGCTGTGCAGCGAGGCCAGCAAGCAAGAGATCGAAGCCCATGTGGTACAATGCCAGGAATGCCGCACCTGCTTGGCGGAAATGAAAGAGGAGGCTCCCGTCCTATCGCTCTCTCAGGAGTCGGAAACGGAAGCCCGTGTTCTTCAGGGAGTGAAGAAGAAGTTTTCCCGTGGGCGCCGGTGGGCGGTCCTGCTTGCTGTGGCCGTCATGCTGATCTTCTCTATTGTTTTGGCGGGGGCAGCCGATGTCCCACAGCCGGTATCCTATACGGACGGTCTGGTAACGGCAGAGCTTGCGGTGGATGAAGTGATCGACCTCTACTATCACGGCGGGAGCTACGATTCTTTCCATGGCTTCAGCCGGGAGGTGGACGGACGGAATGCTGTTTTCCTCTATTTTGACCGTACCCTTCGCTCGGATGTGATGCCGAACCGTGAGGGACATTTGTGCATCGGCAACGGGCTGCTGACCGACTTTGAGACAGCCACCTATCAGGTGGAGCGGCAGGTGGATGCGGTCTACTATTTGGTGGGAGATTATTTACAGCTCCCCGGTCTGGCGCAGGCCGAATTTGAGCAGGCCGTGGCGGATGCGGTCCTTCTGTGGGAACGCTGAACCAAGCCCACACGCAGAATGCCTGGGCAGCTTTTCGAGGGCTGCCCAGGCTCATTTTATATTTCGTCATCCCATACACAACGAGCGCCCGTTCTCCTGGTCCGATAGGAGAATGAGCGCTCGTTTTCCTCATTTTGCAGTTCTATTGAGAGCCTCCACGCCAGTTCAAAGCCAGCCATAAAACTGTCGAGGGAGGTCTGTTCTGTGATATAGTTTTGGGCGTCGATAATCCGCAGCACCAGTTTTCGTTCCGGCTTTTCCAAAGCTGCAATCAATGCTTTGTGGCACTCCTCCACTTCGTTCTCCTGTTCGTCAAGCTCCGGGCGGACATAAAAGTAATCATACAGCTCTTTGAGCAGTTTGTTTTCCACCGTCATCATCTCCTTGCGACCCAAACATATACCACACCTTCCGCAGAATATCCATCAGAATTTCAGAAGATTATCCAGAATATTTGCCGCTTCCCTAAGATCTTCCGTGGATGTTTCATTGGGCTTGCTTTCGCTTTTGGCGGCAGTATGGGCCAGGTATGGTGCATAGTTCTGCCGCGTCATTGCGATCCTGAAGTGGCCCAGCATCTGAGAAACTTCTTTCATGTCCATTCCGTTTTGCAGGGACAGGACGGCGCAGGTGTGCCGGAGATCCGCGAACCGGATGTGATCCAGCCCGGCCTCTTTGATGATCTCATTGTGCAGCCGGCGCACCATCTGGGGTGAGTAGGGCCTCTGGGTGGCCGGGTGCATGAACATGAGCGGACTTCCTGGGTGTTTAGCGTGTTCCAGGCGCAGGAGTTCAACCGCTTCCGGGGTCAGACTGACGATCCTGGTGCCGCCTTCGTACTCCACCAGTTCCCGCCGTTCCACCGAGCGTTTCTCAGTGATGGTCAGCGTCCGCTTCTTCGTGTCCAGGTCGCTCCACTTCAGGGCAATCAGTTCGCCTTGCCGAAGTCCTGCTGTCAGCGCCAGCAGGAACATGGGGAGGTGACCCAGCCGCTCTGCCGCGTCCAGATAGTCCTCCACTTCTGCTGGCGTCAGCACATTGGCGCTGACCTTCTTGGGCTTTGGGTAGTGAAACGCTCGGGCGGGATTTTCCGTTATCAGGCTATCTCGCATCGCTTGATCCAGACATTGCTGGAGTAGGCGGTGAATGTGCCGCATGGTATGCTCCCCCAGCCCTGGGTATTCAGGGCTTTCCGGGCGATGACCGCCAAAGTGCCTTCGTTCCTCCAGGAAATCTCCCACCTGTTCTGCGGTCAATTCAGAGAGCGGGATCTCTCCAAGTCCGGGGAGAATGTGGTTCTTGAAGATGTAGCCATGAGCTGCGTATGTGGT
Proteins encoded:
- a CDS encoding DUF4268 domain-containing protein translates to MKGSETRMTSFMEGADKRYVIPVYQRKYDWRQENCRQLYEDLKKVIQAGRSSHFFGSIVSSVVPNGSKIEYHIIDGQQRLTTVSLLLLAISNLIAKGKLTSREARLDEQISHRFLIAPWAGEDDKIKLCPVKSDREALARLFGPEEDYDRTSNLTLNYLFFRDILLKEEVAVDEMYAAIGKLEIISITLEPDDNAQLIFESLNSTGLALAEGDKIRNYILMGLPPKEQSKYYTEYWEKIEKCTRNDVSAFVRDYLSIKQQMTPNVNTIYQAFKRYVEGIQLPIEALLEDLLKYARLFEKLLTCKSGLGEKRLDNCLYRMARLEITVTRPFLMEVLRLNQDGKLSVETVRDVFEITENYLFRRNICEVPTNALNKVFLTLNKEILRYDNTADNYVDKCIYALRAKRESGRFPDDREFSDALAVKQIYLMRGKYKAYLFERFENFGTVETKDVYAHLDDNEHSIEHIMPQHLTPAWTEELGPNASEIHATWLHRLANLTLTGYNPNLSNKSFREKRDEKKGYKDSGLRMNQKIGQKDAWGLPELEERSSEMVARALQIWPCPQTDFKPAEKEFDSCTLDDEDVDLTGREIVKYSLLNMEQPAASWTDMFEHVVKFLHQKDKSVLSTLACSTDQATDLAGYVSGTGSELRGALQIDNTVYFEKNTSTALKLSILRRLFALYDVDPMELVFYLKDPDSEKMAEASRFELRRRYWTYALPLIQKQHMHRGSFSNVSSGTSNTVAGFFGISGCSVQCIANYDGARIDFYLGSSDAAWNKASFDLLYSHKDEIEEELGVSLNWVRADQYKASWISYELKDVSIVDEGDWLRMAKFHAEWSDAICNAVLPYLQSEDALGQRLSEIAGILREWTVSRPEVKENLAKCNRTLTRFTTDKMSEIFPDLPGAPSGWSTENHYFYEIVNRTGDKIHIQLALSSKNATEDFWETCARVSTLPIVRPRKDGWKWWTIFRTESVCISESVDKEEIFEKLDLCMEKVRAFEDELKHRLVEM
- a CDS encoding RNA polymerase sigma factor; its protein translation is MDFDQLYKEQFPVVYRYLTGLSGNQALAEELTQETFCRAIEHSASFQGKCRLSVWLCQIGKNCWLSYLRKAKRQAGDEALEQMTSPQNVEEDLLIQENARQIHQRLHALPEPYREVFTLRVFAELPYMQIGELFDKSENWARVTYYRAKQKIKEGL
- a CDS encoding anti-sigma factor family protein, with amino-acid sequence MMKCDIIRDLLPLYCDGLCSEASKQEIEAHVVQCQECRTCLAEMKEEAPVLSLSQESETEARVLQGVKKKFSRGRRWAVLLAVAVMLIFSIVLAGAADVPQPVSYTDGLVTAELAVDEVIDLYYHGGSYDSFHGFSREVDGRNAVFLYFDRTLRSDVMPNREGHLCIGNGLLTDFETATYQVERQVDAVYYLVGDYLQLPGLAQAEFEQAVADAVLLWER
- a CDS encoding DUF6809 family protein — protein: MTVENKLLKELYDYFYVRPELDEQENEVEECHKALIAALEKPERKLVLRIIDAQNYITEQTSLDSFMAGFELAWRLSIELQNEENERSFSYRTRRTGARCVWDDEI
- a CDS encoding tyrosine-type recombinase/integrase; the encoded protein is MTLRKYILNWQEVYDKSQSRPTTYAAHGYIFKNHILPGLGEIPLSELTAEQVGDFLEERRHFGGHRPESPEYPGLGEHTMRHIHRLLQQCLDQAMRDSLITENPARAFHYPKPKKVSANVLTPAEVEDYLDAAERLGHLPMFLLALTAGLRQGELIALKWSDLDTKKRTLTITEKRSVERRELVEYEGGTRIVSLTPEAVELLRLEHAKHPGSPLMFMHPATQRPYSPQMVRRLHNEIIKEAGLDHIRFADLRHTCAVLSLQNGMDMKEVSQMLGHFRIAMTRQNYAPYLAHTAAKSESKPNETSTEDLREAANILDNLLKF